In the Polyangiaceae bacterium genome, one interval contains:
- the hemA gene encoding glutamyl-tRNA reductase — MIVVVGLSHRTAPIEVRERIALSKDQIALALKEIVQQEHVNEAMLVSTCNRVELVAAGNGEGTQLDLTAADAVAALSRIAPQIKDHLYFHTGADAVRHLFRVASSLDSLVLGEPQILGQVKDAFERARGAGTVGRCLHRTVPRALRTAKRVRTETQVGAGQVSVPSVGVDLARQIFGDLSGRTMVLLGSGEMAETSAKLLKNAGCKLVVVGRNAARVSVLARAVGGEGMTWDRLEDALVQADVVVTSTSAPGFVVARDLVAGLRRKRKGRSLFFIDLAVPRDVDPAVEQLDNVFLYNVDDLSRVVAETLASRAREAERAEAIVAEETAGWERWADAELATPAVVALREQFASVLERELERSLRGRLKHLEEADRQALHDMIDSALNKLLHNPTQRLRQRALAGGEADRAEQLAHLVEELFTPDESVTSSRSVPPPGVDHDAASHPRPTGSDR, encoded by the coding sequence GTGATCGTCGTCGTCGGCCTGAGTCACCGCACCGCGCCCATCGAGGTGCGCGAACGCATTGCGCTTTCCAAGGATCAGATCGCGCTGGCCTTGAAGGAGATCGTGCAGCAAGAGCACGTGAACGAAGCCATGCTGGTCAGCACCTGCAACCGCGTCGAATTGGTCGCTGCGGGCAACGGCGAGGGGACCCAGCTCGACTTGACGGCGGCGGACGCGGTGGCCGCTCTCTCGCGCATTGCGCCGCAGATCAAAGACCACCTCTACTTCCACACCGGCGCAGACGCCGTGCGCCATCTGTTCCGCGTTGCGTCTTCGCTCGATTCCCTGGTGCTGGGCGAGCCGCAGATCCTCGGGCAAGTGAAGGATGCCTTCGAGCGCGCACGCGGCGCAGGAACCGTGGGCCGCTGTCTGCATCGCACGGTGCCCCGCGCGCTTCGCACCGCCAAGCGTGTGCGTACCGAGACTCAGGTTGGCGCCGGGCAGGTGAGTGTGCCCAGCGTCGGTGTCGACCTGGCGCGGCAGATCTTCGGAGACTTGTCCGGGCGCACGATGGTGCTCCTCGGCTCCGGGGAAATGGCCGAAACCTCCGCCAAGCTGCTGAAGAACGCGGGCTGCAAGCTCGTCGTCGTCGGTCGCAACGCGGCGCGAGTTTCGGTGTTGGCCCGTGCCGTCGGTGGCGAAGGGATGACCTGGGATCGACTGGAGGATGCTTTGGTTCAGGCGGACGTGGTGGTGACGTCCACCAGCGCACCGGGCTTCGTCGTGGCGCGCGATTTGGTTGCGGGGCTACGCCGCAAGCGCAAAGGGCGGAGTCTGTTCTTCATCGACTTGGCCGTGCCGCGCGACGTGGATCCGGCGGTCGAACAACTCGACAACGTGTTCCTCTACAACGTGGACGACTTGTCGCGGGTGGTGGCGGAAACCCTGGCGTCGCGAGCGCGCGAGGCCGAGCGGGCGGAAGCCATCGTCGCAGAAGAAACAGCGGGTTGGGAGCGCTGGGCCGACGCGGAGCTCGCCACGCCGGCCGTGGTCGCCCTGCGTGAGCAGTTCGCCAGCGTGCTGGAGCGCGAGTTGGAGCGCAGCTTGCGTGGGCGCCTCAAGCACTTGGAAGAGGCGGACCGTCAAGCGCTTCACGACATGATCGACTCCGCCCTCAACAAGTTGCTGCACAATCCCACTCAGCGCTTGCGGCAGCGCGCCCTCGCCGGCGGAGAAGCCGATCGCGCCGAAC
- the ccsA gene encoding cytochrome c biogenesis protein CcsA produces MTDLATAAFMLGVVAYSVATTLFFLDLSRKDTIPLAKVWAPVALGIGALLHGTHVVTASLLTRVCPVESLHFALSLSALISVVAFLFMPRRTTMHAMGAVVAPLALTFLVGAQFVGAQRSVSEGSRTLLALHITANLLGVGLFLLAGAAGAFYLVQERRLKEKRLGGLVAKLPPLDSLDRAEHRLLLAGFPLLTFGIVTGAVFAAKLGNATPAEALRAGLGYATWVLVAAVLLMRAIAGWRGRRSAYGTLAGVLCVMLVMAMYVFRIGGGAG; encoded by the coding sequence ATGACGGACCTGGCCACGGCTGCCTTCATGCTGGGCGTGGTGGCGTACTCGGTCGCCACCACCCTCTTCTTCCTGGATCTGAGTCGGAAGGACACGATTCCGTTGGCCAAGGTTTGGGCACCCGTGGCTTTGGGGATTGGAGCGCTGCTGCATGGCACTCACGTAGTCACTGCCAGCCTGTTGACTCGAGTGTGCCCAGTGGAGTCGCTTCACTTCGCACTCAGCCTGAGCGCGCTCATTTCCGTGGTGGCGTTCTTGTTCATGCCGCGGCGCACCACCATGCACGCCATGGGCGCAGTGGTGGCACCCTTGGCGCTGACCTTCTTGGTTGGCGCACAGTTCGTAGGTGCCCAGCGCTCGGTGTCGGAGGGCTCGCGCACCCTCCTCGCTCTGCACATCACCGCGAACCTGCTCGGCGTGGGGTTGTTCCTGCTCGCGGGGGCCGCAGGCGCGTTCTACCTGGTGCAGGAGCGCCGCTTGAAAGAGAAACGCCTCGGCGGACTGGTGGCCAAGCTGCCACCGCTGGACTCCCTCGATCGGGCCGAACACCGCTTGCTGTTGGCGGGTTTTCCGCTCTTGACCTTCGGCATCGTCACCGGCGCCGTGTTCGCTGCCAAGCTCGGCAATGCCACCCCCGCGGAAGCCCTGCGCGCGGGCCTGGGCTACGCGACCTGGGTACTCGTTGCCGCGGTGCTGTTGATGAGAGCGATTGCGGGCTGGCGCGGTCGCCGCTCGGCCTACGGCACGCTCGCAGGCGTGTTGTGCGTGATGTTGGTGATGGCGATGTACGTATTTCGCATTGGCGGAGGTGCCGGGTGA
- a CDS encoding LysM domain-containing protein → MGRATRIVLATLAVTATAGAQQGPPSGSVVVPSGNGDVIVTPGTTTVTETTVPPPGYGAPAAGSDSYLPSSSRSTTDTSRSSDGFDLNSSSGSGGSVRGNRGSSAILGNRAMSVPAIHTVRKGDTLWDLSGRYYGNPWNWPKLWSYNPQVTNPHWIHPGDQLRMRRPGEGGMRDSANLLGTGAGGFVDRRAAVPRNTVFLRSQGLIDDPAREVWGELVGSREDQMLLAEGNNVYLQIKPNQDVQLGQELTIFRPVRRPERVKGARRPPGMIIAIKGTVRVDHWDEKSRVARAKIVESTDVIERGALVGPVGRRFDVVPPRPATVDRWARVLTSIYPHELYGQNQVVFIDRGTEDGLSAGNRLFVVKKGDAWRHSLKTASSAARARVRQDTPEPSNTETTPLKGNEQKFPEEVVGELRVIRANKYSSIAMVTASHREIEPGDRAVSRRGY, encoded by the coding sequence ATGGGACGCGCAACCCGTATCGTGCTCGCGACCCTCGCCGTGACCGCTACGGCGGGTGCTCAACAGGGACCCCCTTCGGGCAGCGTGGTGGTGCCATCGGGAAATGGAGACGTCATCGTGACGCCGGGCACGACGACGGTGACCGAGACGACCGTGCCGCCTCCGGGCTACGGTGCACCGGCCGCTGGCTCCGACAGCTACTTGCCGTCGAGTTCTCGCTCCACCACCGACACGTCGCGCTCCAGCGATGGCTTCGATCTGAACTCTTCCTCGGGTAGCGGCGGATCGGTTCGCGGCAACCGGGGTTCCTCCGCCATTCTAGGCAATCGCGCCATGAGCGTGCCCGCCATCCACACCGTGCGCAAAGGCGACACCCTGTGGGATCTGAGCGGGCGCTACTACGGCAATCCCTGGAATTGGCCGAAGTTGTGGAGCTACAACCCGCAGGTCACCAACCCGCATTGGATTCACCCCGGGGACCAACTGCGCATGCGTCGTCCCGGCGAGGGCGGCATGCGCGACAGCGCCAACCTGTTGGGCACCGGCGCCGGCGGTTTCGTCGATCGGCGAGCTGCGGTTCCGCGCAACACCGTGTTCCTGCGCAGCCAGGGGTTGATCGACGACCCCGCGCGCGAAGTATGGGGTGAGCTGGTCGGGTCGCGCGAAGACCAGATGCTGCTTGCCGAAGGCAACAACGTCTACCTGCAGATAAAGCCCAACCAGGACGTCCAGCTGGGCCAGGAACTCACCATCTTTCGCCCGGTTCGCCGTCCCGAGCGCGTGAAGGGCGCGCGGCGTCCCCCCGGCATGATCATCGCCATCAAGGGCACCGTGCGTGTGGATCATTGGGACGAGAAGTCGCGCGTCGCGCGCGCGAAGATCGTCGAGTCCACCGACGTGATCGAGCGCGGGGCTTTGGTGGGACCCGTCGGTAGGCGCTTCGACGTCGTGCCACCGCGCCCCGCTACCGTCGATCGCTGGGCGCGAGTGCTGACCAGCATCTATCCGCATGAACTCTACGGACAGAATCAGGTGGTGTTCATCGATCGCGGAACCGAAGACGGGCTATCGGCGGGCAATCGCCTGTTCGTGGTCAAGAAGGGTGACGCCTGGCGGCACAGCCTGAAGACTGCCAGCAGCGCAGCGCGTGCGCGCGTGCGTCAGGACACCCCCGAACCGAGCAACACGGAGACTACGCCCCTGAAGGGCAATGAGCAGAAGTTCCCAGAAGAGGTGGTGGGGGAGCTGCGCGTGATTCGCGCCAACAAGTACAGCAGCATCGCCATGGTCACCGCATCCCACCGCGAAATCGAGCCCGGCGACCGCGCCGTGTCGCGCCGCGGCTATTGA
- the pssA gene encoding CDP-diacylglycerol--serine O-phosphatidyltransferase, which translates to MRAETKPRRRFRRRLDLKKTLFLLPNMITLASVFCGFNAIRLAGGSQGGGEDLHRAAVLLIFAMLFDLLDGRVARLTRTESAFGLQLDSLADVISFGVAPAILVYQWVLYRHPLPGLIVAFMFVACAAARLARFNVLSSAPGGAPLKPGKYMLGLPTPPASGILISLVVADAAVGGAIGQEPHTIVLFIVTVAVSLLMVSSVRFRSFKDLSLNPGTVLLVLFVIGSSAFVWQRYKPQLVLIWLLSVYVFLGIAETVRMLGKRLREATTRRDSIPPTPAAE; encoded by the coding sequence ATGAGGGCAGAAACCAAGCCAAGGCGGCGCTTCAGGCGGCGCCTGGACCTGAAAAAGACACTGTTCCTGCTGCCGAACATGATCACGCTCGCCAGCGTGTTCTGCGGCTTCAACGCCATTCGCCTGGCGGGGGGATCTCAGGGTGGCGGGGAAGACCTGCACCGCGCGGCGGTGTTGCTGATCTTCGCCATGCTGTTCGACTTGCTGGACGGCCGCGTGGCGCGACTGACGCGCACGGAAAGCGCCTTCGGTCTGCAACTCGACTCGTTGGCCGACGTCATCTCCTTCGGCGTGGCGCCGGCCATCCTCGTGTACCAGTGGGTGCTGTATCGCCACCCCCTGCCTGGCTTGATCGTGGCCTTCATGTTCGTGGCCTGCGCGGCGGCTCGGCTGGCTCGCTTCAACGTGCTGTCGTCCGCGCCAGGAGGAGCTCCGCTCAAGCCCGGCAAGTACATGTTGGGGCTACCGACTCCCCCGGCCTCGGGGATCTTGATTTCCTTGGTGGTCGCAGATGCAGCGGTGGGCGGCGCAATTGGTCAGGAGCCCCACACCATCGTGCTGTTCATCGTAACAGTGGCGGTGAGCTTGCTGATGGTGTCCAGCGTGCGCTTCCGCTCCTTCAAGGACCTTTCACTGAACCCCGGTACCGTGCTGTTGGTACTGTTCGTGATTGGCTCGAGCGCTTTCGTTTGGCAACGCTACAAGCCGCAGCTCGTGCTGATCTGGCTGCTCTCGGTCTACGTTTTCCTGGGCATCGCAGAGACCGTGCGGATGCTGGGCAAGAGGCTGCGCGAGGCGACGACCCGCCGAGACAGCATCCCGCCCACCCCCGCGGCGGAATGA